The nucleotide sequence CTGACCAATACCGTTTTCGGACACAAACCATCCTGGAAACGCTGGATGAAGAAGGGATGAATGTTTCCAACCTTTCCGCAGTCTGCGGAAGAGGCGGATTGCTGCATCCCATCGAAGGCGGAACGTATAAAGTCAACAAAACCATGCTTAAAGATCTGCGTAAAGGGATATTGGGCCAGCACGCCTCCAATCTCGGCGGCATTATCGCCTATGAAATTGCGGAAGGATTGAATATCCCTTCGTTTATCGTAGATCCTGTCGTAGTAGATGAACTTGACCCGATTGCCCGGATTTCGGGTTTCTCATTAATCGAACGAAAATCAATCTTCCATGCGTTGAACCATAAAGCGGTAGCCCGGCGATATGCCAAAGAAAAAGGACGGGCCTATAAAGATATGCGGCTGATTGTTGCCCATATGGGCGGCGGCATCACGGTCGGCGTTCACCTGAACGGGCGGGTCGTAGAAGTGAACAATGGACTTCATGGAGATGGCCCATTCAGCCCCGAACGGGCTGGAACAGTCCCGGCCGGCGATTTGGTGGAGCTGTGCTATTCAGGCAAGTACAG is from Planococcus liqunii and encodes:
- the buk gene encoding butyrate kinase, encoding MQEQLHRILVINPGSTSTKIGVFDNEILIMERTIHHSAEALAEFPTIPDQYRFRTQTILETLDEEGMNVSNLSAVCGRGGLLHPIEGGTYKVNKTMLKDLRKGILGQHASNLGGIIAYEIAEGLNIPSFIVDPVVVDELDPIARISGFSLIERKSIFHALNHKAVARRYAKEKGRAYKDMRLIVAHMGGGITVGVHLNGRVVEVNNGLHGDGPFSPERAGTVPAGDLVELCYSGKYSRQEIMKMLIRQGGLAGYLGTTDTVKVEKRIQKGDGPAQSIYEAMVYQVAREIGSASTVLSGKIDAIILTGRLAYGKEFTASISERVNWIADVLVMPGENELQALAEGAVRVLNKEEKVKTYTAGK